The Methylomonas montana genome has a window encoding:
- the dapE gene encoding succinyl-diaminopimelate desuccinylase has product MSETLSLLEELIRRESVTPHDAGCQDLLAARLTKLGFNDERLNFADTQNLWLRKGQQAPLFVFLGHTDVVPTGPLAAWDSPPFEPIIRDGKLYGRGAADMKGGIAAFVTAVERFVAAHPQHKGSIAIMMTSDEEGIATHGVVKVVEVLEQRAEKINWCLVGEPSSDKKIGDVIRVGRRGSLCAKLTVLGIQGHVAYPELAENPIHTFAPALKELTEEVWDHGNQFFPPTRLQVSNINGGTGAENIIPGQVEVQFNLRFCTELDDATIKARTQAILDKHGFKYDLQWRLSGNPFLTAQGELIDATHVAIESVCGFQTLDDTGGGTSDGRFIAPTGAQVIELGPLNASIHKVNEHIGLEELETLSQIYQQILVNLLA; this is encoded by the coding sequence ATGAGCGAAACCCTTTCCCTGTTAGAAGAGCTGATTCGTCGCGAATCGGTAACTCCCCACGACGCCGGTTGCCAGGATTTGCTGGCGGCTCGCTTGACCAAACTTGGCTTTAATGACGAGCGTCTGAACTTTGCCGACACCCAAAATCTATGGTTGCGTAAGGGCCAGCAAGCGCCGCTATTCGTGTTTCTGGGGCATACCGACGTGGTGCCAACCGGGCCGCTCGCGGCGTGGGACTCACCGCCATTCGAACCGATCATCCGCGACGGCAAGCTTTATGGCCGCGGCGCGGCGGACATGAAAGGCGGTATCGCTGCGTTTGTCACTGCCGTGGAGCGTTTCGTTGCAGCGCATCCCCAACACAAAGGCTCGATCGCGATCATGATGACCAGTGACGAGGAGGGCATTGCGACTCACGGTGTGGTCAAAGTGGTCGAAGTATTGGAGCAGCGCGCGGAAAAGATCAACTGGTGTCTGGTCGGTGAGCCGTCCAGCGATAAAAAAATTGGCGATGTGATTCGCGTCGGCCGGCGTGGTTCGTTGTGCGCCAAGTTGACCGTGTTGGGCATTCAAGGCCACGTTGCTTATCCGGAACTGGCGGAAAATCCCATCCATACCTTCGCGCCGGCCTTAAAGGAGCTGACTGAGGAAGTTTGGGACCATGGCAATCAATTCTTCCCGCCAACTCGCTTGCAGGTATCGAATATCAACGGCGGCACCGGCGCGGAAAACATCATTCCTGGTCAGGTGGAAGTGCAGTTCAATTTGCGTTTTTGTACCGAGCTGGACGACGCCACCATCAAGGCACGCACCCAGGCGATTCTGGATAAACACGGTTTTAAATACGATCTGCAATGGCGCTTGTCTGGCAATCCCTTCCTGACCGCGCAAGGCGAATTGATCGATGCCACCCATGTGGCGATTGAAAGTGTTTGCGGTTTTCAGACCCTGGACGACACCGGCGGAGGCACTTCCGACGGCCGTTTTATCGCGCCGACCGGCGCGCAAGTGATCGAATTGGGACCGTTGAATGCCAGCATTCATAAGGTCAACGAACATATCGGCCTGGAAGAATTGGAAACTTTGAGTCAAATCTACCAACAGATTTTAGTCAATTTGCTGGCTTAA
- a CDS encoding aldose epimerase family protein: protein MNFTDTGTLITWQLDDIDIIEPLHNKEDGGSRGGVYLCIPNFEELTPPFSIKHGEYRTTVCDNKLPHQKNLSSPTEHNWGNVDVITDWEEVEEQHSKTLKVTTTIRAISDEAWIRPGFHPYFSITPNSFIDIGATRIDIAALPHDSLQKHAVASVSDEVKITTANYSAWVSCNIAPSSKNLSVVFGVWSDKKYEYVCIEPVIGHQPGPDGLPTPLTLQKDEELVMAFTIRAERVSFAG from the coding sequence ATGAATTTCACTGATACAGGCACATTAATCACTTGGCAACTGGACGATATCGATATTATCGAACCCCTGCATAACAAAGAAGACGGCGGCTCGCGCGGCGGGGTCTATCTTTGCATACCCAATTTTGAAGAACTCACGCCGCCGTTTAGCATCAAGCACGGTGAATACAGAACAACCGTTTGCGACAATAAGCTGCCTCACCAAAAAAACCTGTCATCGCCCACCGAACACAACTGGGGCAATGTCGACGTGATTACCGACTGGGAAGAGGTCGAAGAACAACATAGCAAGACGCTGAAAGTCACCACCACCATTCGCGCCATATCAGACGAGGCCTGGATACGCCCCGGCTTCCATCCCTATTTCTCGATCACGCCAAACAGTTTTATCGATATAGGGGCGACTCGGATCGACATCGCGGCCCTGCCGCACGATAGCTTGCAAAAACATGCCGTAGCATCGGTATCGGACGAGGTTAAAATCACCACTGCCAATTACTCGGCGTGGGTTAGCTGCAACATTGCGCCGTCATCGAAGAACCTATCCGTAGTATTTGGAGTTTGGAGCGATAAAAAATATGAATATGTCTGCATAGAACCGGTTATCGGTCATCAACCCGGCCCGGACGGCTTGCCGACCCCGTTGACATTGCAAAAGGACGAAGAGCTGGTAATGGCATTTACGATTCGTGCGGAAAGAGTAAGTTTTGCGGGTTAG
- a CDS encoding WecB/TagA/CpsF family glycosyltransferase, with protein sequence MPKLRYKLGPLFIHTGTLSGLDDCLRQSMRNPASRGKLVGFLNPHVYNYVERDPCVRSFMQACDLVCLDGVGITLAFRCLFGQAPPRVVATALFDCALTWPEPRVNALLIGGTPRQAQLAADAINARKGAWQVVAAYHGFMDPDEYKPVLTQYSGIDAVLVGAGTPKSEQILLNAREVCKGALCWHIGGGTLAVYAGCKARAPAWTSRIGIEWVHRFIHEPHYRSRIYPGAIEFAGHLLKNRFFLKHEVEQ encoded by the coding sequence ATGCCTAAACTCCGGTATAAGCTCGGTCCGCTATTCATTCACACCGGGACCTTGTCCGGCTTAGATGATTGCCTCCGCCAATCCATGCGGAACCCAGCCAGCAGAGGCAAACTGGTAGGGTTTCTAAATCCGCATGTCTATAATTATGTCGAACGCGATCCTTGCGTCCGCTCTTTTATGCAAGCATGCGATCTTGTTTGCTTGGACGGCGTGGGGATTACCTTGGCATTTCGCTGCTTGTTTGGCCAGGCACCGCCACGTGTCGTAGCGACAGCTTTGTTTGATTGTGCATTAACTTGGCCGGAACCTAGGGTAAACGCCTTGCTTATAGGTGGCACACCCCGCCAAGCGCAACTAGCGGCAGACGCCATAAATGCCCGCAAAGGTGCTTGGCAGGTTGTTGCCGCCTATCACGGCTTCATGGACCCCGACGAGTACAAGCCTGTATTGACGCAATACTCCGGGATAGACGCGGTTCTAGTAGGCGCTGGCACCCCCAAGTCGGAACAAATTCTGCTGAATGCCCGGGAAGTTTGCAAAGGGGCGCTATGCTGGCATATCGGCGGCGGTACCTTGGCCGTCTACGCCGGCTGCAAGGCACGCGCACCAGCTTGGACCTCCAGGATCGGCATCGAATGGGTACACCGATTCATCCACGAGCCTCATTATCGATCCCGAATATACCCAGGCGCCATCGAGTTCGCCGGACATCTATTGAAAAATCGGTTTTTCCTGAAACATGAGGTCGAGCAATGA
- a CDS encoding ArsC family reductase, translated as MIVVYGIKNCDSVKKARAWLDARQIAYRFHDYRIDGLDAALLQGFIDTLGVEAVLNQRSTSWRQLDDAQKSDLTPDKALQLMLAVPTLIKRPILEKGQQLIVGFNPDQYPTES; from the coding sequence ATGATCGTAGTTTACGGCATCAAGAACTGCGATAGTGTGAAAAAGGCGCGCGCCTGGCTGGATGCCAGGCAGATTGCCTATCGTTTCCACGACTATCGTATCGACGGACTGGATGCGGCTTTGCTGCAAGGTTTTATCGATACCTTGGGCGTGGAAGCGGTGCTCAATCAGCGCAGCACCAGCTGGCGCCAGCTTGACGACGCCCAAAAATCCGATTTAACTCCCGACAAAGCCTTGCAACTTATGCTGGCTGTGCCGACTTTGATCAAACGCCCGATTCTGGAAAAAGGACAGCAACTGATCGTCGGCTTCAACCCCGATCAGTATCCGACCGAATCATGA
- a CDS encoding PIG-L deacetylase family protein, translating into MHHNTLIFSPHIDDEVLGCFSFLGPDCFVLHFGAEDRPYVSRIERIQELERAANMLGFHWDVLDNPVNHYRMQNLILTMELTINQLKPSTVLMPEPSYNQDHRAVYDAGIVATRPHDTNWFVPNVLIFEQPDSLVWLHSAPNNEPSYFREIQIERKLAAYALYASQVRGHRSPETLRSLASLRGAQICKPYAEAFRVKRIVDCR; encoded by the coding sequence ATGCATCATAACACCCTGATATTTTCCCCCCACATCGATGATGAGGTGCTAGGCTGCTTTTCATTTTTAGGACCCGACTGCTTTGTACTGCATTTCGGCGCGGAAGACCGGCCTTATGTTTCTCGTATCGAAAGGATTCAAGAGTTGGAGCGGGCCGCCAACATGCTCGGCTTCCACTGGGACGTGCTCGACAATCCAGTAAACCACTACCGGATGCAGAATCTTATCCTGACCATGGAATTGACCATAAACCAGCTCAAACCAAGCACTGTACTAATGCCCGAACCATCCTATAACCAGGATCATAGAGCGGTCTACGATGCAGGAATCGTAGCAACCCGACCACACGACACCAACTGGTTTGTGCCGAATGTACTAATATTCGAGCAACCCGACAGTCTAGTCTGGCTTCATTCCGCGCCCAACAATGAACCAAGTTACTTTCGCGAAATACAAATCGAGCGAAAATTGGCCGCTTACGCCCTTTATGCGTCACAGGTTCGCGGGCATCGGTCGCCTGAAACCCTGCGCTCGCTGGCCAGTCTGCGCGGCGCGCAAATCTGTAAACCCTATGCCGAAGCGTTTCGGGTCAAACGGATCGTAGATTGCCGCTAA
- the yfbR gene encoding 5'-deoxynucleotidase → MPYSESNQGINLLNTPITSHFYAYLSRLRWIKRWGLKRNAHEENVMEHSWEVAVIAHTLALIKNRYFDGQVDANAVAAAALYHDITEVITGDLPTPIKYHSPAILVAYKQIEQQAETELLNLLPAALRDDFRALIQHEQLSEPHQQIIKAADKISAYLKCQAELKAGNSEFETAAEQLVKNIGELQQPEVVFFMQTFVPSCGLTLDGLMQTH, encoded by the coding sequence ATGCCTTATTCCGAATCAAACCAGGGAATCAATTTGCTCAACACACCCATCACCAGTCATTTCTATGCTTACCTTTCTCGCCTACGTTGGATCAAGCGTTGGGGCTTGAAACGCAACGCGCATGAGGAAAACGTCATGGAGCATAGCTGGGAAGTGGCGGTGATCGCGCATACCTTGGCGTTGATCAAAAACCGTTATTTCGACGGCCAGGTCGATGCCAATGCCGTGGCCGCCGCCGCGCTGTATCACGACATTACCGAAGTCATTACCGGCGATTTGCCGACGCCGATCAAATACCACTCGCCGGCGATACTCGTTGCCTACAAACAGATCGAGCAGCAGGCTGAAACCGAATTATTGAATTTGCTGCCCGCTGCGCTCCGTGACGATTTTCGAGCGTTGATTCAGCATGAACAATTGTCGGAGCCGCATCAGCAAATCATCAAGGCGGCGGACAAGATTTCCGCCTATCTCAAATGTCAGGCCGAGCTGAAGGCCGGCAATAGCGAATTTGAAACCGCCGCCGAGCAACTGGTGAAAAATATTGGCGAGCTGCAACAGCCGGAAGTGGTTTTTTTCATGCAAACCTTCGTGCCGAGTTGCGGTTTAACGCTCGACGGTTTGATGCAGACTCACTAA
- a CDS encoding diguanylate cyclase domain-containing protein has translation MSANDGKIDSFVRHGNRIAHYLVTAFVLLAGQLLLRHVEWQGSSQLHTLMELAATLLALFVGAMALIRFFSQRDDQFLYIGAGFLGTALLDGYHAVVTYSYFQPYMPSGMPYLVPWSWLASRLFLAILMFVSWLLWFKHRGDMTSAPKTKTVFTATALATLCLFLFFLVVPLPRYSFEEVIVHRPFELVPAMFLLLALIGYLYKGDWRHDSFDHWLVLSLIVGLATQTAFMPFSDQLYDTEFNLAHLLKKTSYLLVLIGLLISLYQTYQQLRAETEKRRRGELLLLERAEALTKSESWFRAVADYTHDWEYWVAPDGKMLYVSPACERITGYAAQAFMSGQVKIEQLLSPLERMAVVHHLREINTLETTELDFRIVTQAGEERWIGHVCQPIYDKSGQFLGRRASNRDITERKLAELQTLALTTALHFSPAMVVITDASGNIEYVNPKFAEVTGFPAAEALGKNPRILKSGQHPDDFYAQMWATLTTGATWTGELINKRRDGELYWESASISPILDEEGVIKRYVAVKQEITEKKKLEETLYRQANFDALTGLPNRNLFHDRLELALKKAARSTAQLALMMLDLDYFKEINDSFGHDAGDELLKQAAERMQSCIRDFDTVGRMGGDEFMILLEGFSEMRIPQEIAQRLLDELAKPFVIFGREGRVSVSIGVAFSSPQAMDKDALKKQADIALYQAKEHGRNRVVFFKS, from the coding sequence ATGTCTGCTAACGATGGAAAAATCGACAGTTTTGTACGACATGGCAATCGGATAGCCCACTATCTAGTCACGGCCTTCGTGTTGTTGGCTGGCCAATTGTTGCTGCGGCATGTCGAGTGGCAGGGCAGTTCGCAGTTGCACACGCTGATGGAGCTTGCCGCCACGCTGTTAGCGCTGTTCGTCGGCGCGATGGCGCTGATCCGGTTTTTCAGTCAGCGCGACGACCAGTTTCTATATATTGGCGCCGGCTTTCTAGGTACCGCATTGCTGGACGGCTATCACGCCGTGGTGACTTACAGTTACTTTCAGCCTTACATGCCGTCCGGCATGCCGTATTTGGTGCCCTGGAGCTGGCTGGCGTCGCGGCTGTTTTTAGCGATTCTGATGTTCGTCAGTTGGTTGCTGTGGTTTAAGCATCGCGGCGATATGACTTCCGCCCCCAAGACCAAGACCGTCTTCACCGCCACGGCGCTAGCGACGCTGTGTTTGTTTCTGTTTTTCTTGGTTGTGCCGCTGCCGCGATATTCTTTCGAAGAGGTGATCGTGCATCGTCCCTTCGAACTGGTTCCCGCCATGTTCTTATTGCTGGCGCTGATCGGCTATTTGTATAAGGGCGACTGGCGACACGATTCATTCGATCACTGGCTGGTGTTGTCCTTGATAGTCGGTTTGGCTACGCAGACGGCGTTTATGCCTTTTTCCGATCAACTCTACGATACCGAATTCAACCTGGCCCATTTGTTGAAAAAGACCAGTTACCTGTTGGTGCTGATCGGGCTACTGATCAGTCTCTATCAAACCTACCAGCAATTACGGGCGGAAACCGAAAAAAGAAGGCGAGGTGAACTTTTGCTGCTGGAACGGGCGGAGGCGTTGACCAAGAGCGAGAGCTGGTTTCGGGCGGTGGCCGATTACACTCACGATTGGGAGTATTGGGTGGCGCCGGACGGCAAGATGCTCTATGTATCGCCGGCGTGCGAGCGCATCACCGGTTATGCGGCTCAGGCGTTCATGAGCGGGCAAGTCAAGATTGAGCAGCTCCTGTCGCCTCTCGAGCGCATGGCGGTTGTCCATCACCTCAGAGAAATCAATACGCTCGAAACCACCGAACTTGATTTTCGCATCGTCACCCAAGCAGGCGAGGAGCGCTGGATTGGTCATGTTTGCCAGCCCATTTACGACAAGAGCGGCCAGTTTCTTGGGCGGCGGGCCAGCAACCGGGATATCACCGAGCGCAAATTGGCCGAGCTGCAGACGCTGGCGCTGACGACTGCTTTGCATTTTTCGCCGGCCATGGTGGTTATCACCGACGCCAGCGGCAACATCGAATACGTTAATCCTAAATTCGCCGAGGTGACCGGCTTTCCGGCCGCGGAAGCTTTGGGCAAGAATCCCAGAATCTTAAAATCCGGACAGCATCCGGACGATTTTTACGCGCAGATGTGGGCTACCTTGACGACCGGCGCCACCTGGACCGGCGAGCTTATTAATAAACGCCGCGACGGCGAACTGTACTGGGAATCGGCATCCATTTCGCCAATTCTGGATGAAGAAGGCGTCATCAAACGCTATGTGGCGGTCAAACAGGAAATCACCGAGAAAAAGAAATTGGAGGAAACCCTCTACCGGCAGGCTAACTTCGATGCGTTGACCGGTCTGCCTAATCGAAATCTGTTTCACGATAGATTGGAGCTGGCTCTGAAAAAAGCTGCCAGAAGCACCGCCCAGTTGGCGTTGATGATGCTGGATCTGGATTATTTCAAAGAAATCAACGACAGCTTCGGCCACGACGCCGGCGATGAACTGCTAAAACAGGCAGCGGAGCGTATGCAAAGCTGTATTCGCGATTTCGATACGGTGGGCAGAATGGGTGGCGACGAATTCATGATTTTGCTGGAGGGTTTTTCGGAAATGCGGATTCCGCAAGAGATCGCCCAACGCCTGTTGGACGAACTGGCCAAACCGTTTGTGATATTCGGCCGCGAAGGCCGGGTTTCGGTGAGTATCGGCGTGGCTTTTTCCTCGCCGCAGGCCATGGACAAGGATGCCTTGAAAAAACAAGCCGACATCGCTTTGTATCAGGCAAAGGAGCATGGCCGTAATCGCGTGGTATTCTTCAAGAGTTAA
- a CDS encoding glycosyltransferase family 4 protein, which yields MPFLSRHHLAESKTESDRPRVLIVQPVVPHYRVKLYELLYQRLQQVGIELQVAYGTPNAQQSAKRDLVDLPESIGLKVKNYWFFGDKVLYQPIFGRALSADLVIVLNANGHVLNYLIAIAGLLGRRNLAFWVWWPSLRANPGSFKERIRRQLTRAGNWWFAYTSGTRNHLLLDGIPGEQITVLNNSVDVAGFRAMLTAITEAELHNFAKRLGISIGAPIGLFCGGLYDEKHLEFLFEAVKLIQADRPDFHLLVLGDGVRRDLVSRAAASDHRIHYLGPCFAKEKALCFRLAKAFLCPGLVGLAILDAFTAGLPLITTDIPIHSPEIEYLDDGVNGLLIANDSRAYANAIISLLKTKSELRRLSNGALASSRQYSIESMANRYAEGIIASLKRS from the coding sequence ATGCCTTTTCTTAGTCGCCACCATTTAGCCGAGTCGAAAACCGAATCCGACCGCCCTCGCGTTCTGATCGTCCAGCCAGTGGTGCCGCATTACCGCGTGAAGCTTTATGAACTACTCTATCAACGTTTACAACAAGTTGGTATCGAACTGCAAGTAGCCTATGGCACGCCGAATGCGCAGCAGTCCGCCAAGCGCGACTTAGTCGATTTGCCTGAATCCATTGGCCTGAAAGTCAAAAACTATTGGTTTTTCGGCGACAAGGTGCTTTATCAGCCGATATTTGGGCGCGCGCTGTCCGCCGATCTAGTGATTGTCCTTAACGCTAACGGCCATGTTCTGAATTACCTAATCGCCATTGCCGGGTTATTGGGACGCCGCAATTTGGCTTTTTGGGTATGGTGGCCAAGTTTGCGAGCCAATCCTGGATCGTTCAAAGAGCGAATCAGACGACAACTGACGCGCGCAGGCAATTGGTGGTTCGCTTACACTTCCGGCACCCGAAACCACCTTTTGCTTGACGGCATACCCGGCGAGCAAATCACCGTTCTCAACAACAGCGTGGATGTTGCCGGTTTTCGCGCGATGCTAACTGCGATAACCGAGGCCGAACTACACAATTTCGCTAAGCGGCTGGGCATCTCCATTGGCGCTCCGATCGGCCTATTCTGCGGCGGATTGTACGATGAAAAGCATTTGGAATTTCTGTTCGAGGCGGTGAAATTGATCCAGGCCGACCGTCCCGATTTTCATTTACTGGTATTGGGCGATGGCGTCAGACGAGACTTGGTTTCACGGGCCGCCGCCAGCGACCATCGAATTCACTACCTCGGCCCATGCTTTGCCAAGGAAAAAGCCTTATGCTTCCGCCTGGCAAAAGCATTCCTTTGTCCAGGACTAGTCGGACTGGCAATTCTGGATGCATTCACCGCCGGCTTGCCGCTAATAACCACCGACATTCCCATTCACAGCCCTGAAATCGAATATCTGGACGACGGCGTGAACGGGCTATTGATAGCCAACGATTCTCGGGCTTACGCAAATGCCATTATTTCTTTGCTGAAAACAAAATCCGAACTTCGCCGGCTGAGCAACGGTGCCTTGGCAAGCTCACGGCAGTATTCTATTGAAAGCATGGCGAATCGATATGCCGAAGGCATTATTGCCAGCCTGAAACGCTCTTAG
- a CDS encoding NAD-dependent epimerase/dehydratase family protein has translation MAKQTLVTGGLGFIGYHLCKRLLALEPASVITVVDNLSSTKLDYTDLIGRLNITIQDVESLPDSLAEFDDIYHLASPVGSLGILGKSGRIAGNILDLAEKVAKIATYSKSRLLYVSSSEVYGRDGRHLESSEQIVPCKRGARMEYALAKLTVEHVLLNLAMEGDFQLRIVRPFNAMGEWQSSTIGFVIPKFFEAALAGRDLQVFGNGKQIRSFCHVSDLVDGIIQVQAKGKTNNIYNLGHPDNIVPIEELAHLIKELCASRSAIRHVDPVSLYGKHYIEAFDKVPNIAKAIEDTGWRPNIGLESGLARILNHYRAVADLQIRRPIDDNFPQNLNA, from the coding sequence ATGGCAAAGCAAACTCTGGTGACCGGAGGCCTTGGGTTTATAGGATATCATCTTTGCAAACGCTTATTGGCGTTAGAGCCGGCAAGCGTGATTACTGTCGTCGATAACCTCAGTTCCACCAAACTGGACTACACAGACCTGATAGGTCGTCTGAATATCACCATCCAGGACGTTGAATCCTTGCCAGACAGCCTTGCCGAGTTTGACGACATTTACCATCTCGCCAGTCCCGTGGGTTCCCTCGGCATATTAGGTAAAAGCGGCAGGATCGCTGGCAATATTCTTGATCTTGCCGAAAAAGTCGCAAAAATTGCCACTTATTCCAAATCCCGCCTGTTGTATGTCTCCTCCTCGGAAGTGTACGGTAGAGACGGTCGGCACCTGGAGTCATCCGAGCAGATTGTGCCTTGCAAGCGTGGTGCCCGGATGGAGTACGCACTGGCAAAGTTGACGGTAGAGCATGTGTTGTTGAACCTGGCGATGGAAGGGGATTTCCAGCTACGGATCGTGCGCCCGTTTAACGCCATGGGGGAATGGCAAAGCTCCACTATAGGTTTCGTCATCCCCAAATTCTTCGAGGCGGCGTTAGCTGGGCGTGATCTGCAGGTATTTGGAAACGGCAAACAAATCCGCTCTTTTTGCCATGTATCCGACCTGGTCGATGGCATCATCCAGGTACAGGCCAAAGGAAAAACCAATAATATTTACAACCTCGGCCACCCTGACAATATCGTCCCCATCGAAGAGCTGGCACATTTAATCAAAGAATTGTGCGCATCGCGCTCAGCAATAAGACACGTGGACCCGGTGAGCCTTTACGGCAAACATTATATCGAGGCCTTCGATAAGGTACCCAACATCGCCAAAGCCATCGAAGATACGGGGTGGCGCCCCAATATCGGCCTAGAAAGTGGTCTGGCACGCATTCTAAACCATTACCGGGCAGTCGCGGACCTGCAAATCCGCCGCCCGATAGACGATAACTTCCCGCAAAACCTCAATGCCTAA
- a CDS encoding glycosyltransferase has protein sequence MRSPGKSYPYAKSRALKLCRYAKVGYFMSQTEFLVMPSVWIKTFGIVIVEAFAHGLPVIASRLGAMAEIIDDGVTGLHFTSGDANDLTAKVGWAIANPERMAEMGLAARRVYELKYTEHESYRQLMQIYREALAGLSKM, from the coding sequence ATGCGAAGCCCCGGAAAATCATATCCCTATGCAAAATCCAGAGCGCTTAAATTGTGCCGATATGCAAAAGTAGGGTATTTCATGAGTCAGACTGAGTTTTTGGTGATGCCGTCAGTATGGATAAAAACATTTGGCATCGTGATTGTGGAAGCATTTGCTCATGGCTTGCCGGTCATTGCCAGCCGACTGGGCGCAATGGCTGAAATTATCGATGACGGCGTCACTGGGTTGCATTTTACCTCTGGCGATGCCAACGACTTAACGGCCAAAGTCGGTTGGGCAATTGCCAATCCTGAACGCATGGCGGAAATGGGGCTTGCCGCGCGTCGTGTCTATGAGCTGAAGTATACCGAGCACGAGAGCTACCGTCAGCTCATGCAAATATACCGCGAGGCGCTTGCGGGGCTATCTAAAATGTAA